One genomic region from Anthonomus grandis grandis chromosome 1, icAntGran1.3, whole genome shotgun sequence encodes:
- the LOC126737544 gene encoding chondroadherin-like: MRLIIVPVLSILISVLSAISNQNSPLFSTGWYKQSRKGNKTNVKNVSSIGPSDFPDSEYLRIGGRIPVLYVNAVHDLVKLKYLSISSSGIVDVLPGAFNNLPNISKLNLKENGIKHIKTGVFNSLSLTYLYLNKNDISVIESGAFDDMTLLQKIKLNSNKISAWDSQWFKNTPSLTLIFARRNKITELPANAFKNLIESGQKTDLKLFLSKNNIIKIDPKAFSGIKQLGQLYLDRNKLTELDKNVFNELAIIEIISLAKNQLTYLPDELLSSLSVGTLNLSFNYKLRCISAEIVKKVRTVNMEKIKINCTCSKSLEKYAKKIIRSNACTNEA; the protein is encoded by the coding sequence ATGCGATTAATAATCGTGccagttttaagtattttaatttccGTTTTAAGTGCGATTTCTAATCAAAATAGTCCACTTTTCTCAACAGGTTGGTACAAGCAATCCAGAAAAGGTAACAAAACTAACGTGAAAAATGTGTCAAGTATTGGTCCAAGTGATTTTCCTGATAGTGAATATTTACGTATCGGAGGTAGAATTCCGGTTTTGTATGTGAATGCTGTTCATGATTTAGTTAAGCTGAAATATCTTAGTATTAGTTCCAGTGGCATTGTTGATGTTTTACCAGGAGCTTTCAATAATTTACCCAACATTtctaagttaaatttaaaagagaatggGATTAAGCATATTAAGACGGGTGTgtttaattcgttaagtttAACCTACTTATATCTAAACAAAAATGATATAAGTGTTATTGAAAGTGGGGCTTTTGATGATATGACGCTGTTGCAAAAAATCAAGTTAAACTCGAATAAAATCTCCGCATGGGATAGTCAATGGTTCAAAAACACCCCCTCATTAACCCTAATATTTGCAAGAAGGAACAAGATAACAGAACTACCAgcaaatgcttttaaaaatctaattgaATCAGGACAAAAAACGGATTTAAAACTCTTCctaagcaaaaataatattatcaaaattgatCCAAAGGCATTTTCTGGAATAAAACAATTAGGTCAGCTTTACCTTGACCGCAATAAATTAACCGAGTTAGATAAGAATGTTTTCAATGAATTAGCAATCATTGAAATAATAAGTCTAGCGAAAAATCAACTGACATATTTACCAGACGAACTATTGTCCAGTTTATCAGTTGGAACTCTAAATCtttcatttaattataaacTACGCTGCATATCTGCTGAAATAGTGAAAAAAGTGCGGACTGTTAACAtggaaaagataaaaataaattgcacaTGCTCCAAGAGTTTAGAAAAATACGCTAAGAAAATTATTCGATCGAACGCGTGTACAAACGAAGCCTAG